Proteins encoded by one window of Phenylobacterium soli:
- a CDS encoding outer membrane protein assembly factor BamB family protein — translation MAGLVLSGHASGGAAQAQPMAAGSALFQQRCKACHEPAVERAPGLPELARRPKDDIVRALTSGVMAPMAAGLSDADKEAIAGYIVSTAAAATPKPPPGAGTEMPQIALKTGPIGKDPKCARVPPIRPQAGDWASMGVDERASRFQRNPGLAAADVPRLKLKWAFSMTGGGQPVVVGDWLFVTNRSGKFYALDARSGCVRWSVDDLVARTTPMIVRSKIAPSGWATFIGQSDRVVRAFDAQTGKELWRSPMLEDHKASLLTGTPVVAGDKLLVPISSIEEAAAMSKAYVCCTFRGSLAALDLATGRLLWKTHTISEPLRAHRESDGKTLTGPAGAAIWAAPSLDTKRGLVYVVTGDSYTDVDTIGADAVMAIEIATGKIRWQHQVTAKDNFVMGCGPISATGNCPTPLGPDFDFGATPVLMTLKGGKQVLVAGQKSGLVYGFDPDTGSLLWKTTVGSGSALGGVEWGIGADDARVYVPISDLGLVFAEMRGIKTPAPAKPGLYALDPANGAILWSAPAPKAPCHYASDGEKPSACARSLSAAPAVIPGAVFEGGLDGWLRAYDARTGKVIWEYSTTAQTYDTLNGIKGQPGGGIDGMGPTVAHGMVYVTSGHNGAARVGSNGVNVLLAFSPDGK, via the coding sequence ATGGCGGGCCTCGTCCTGTCCGGCCACGCTTCGGGAGGCGCCGCGCAGGCCCAGCCGATGGCGGCGGGCTCGGCCCTGTTCCAGCAGCGCTGCAAGGCCTGTCACGAACCGGCGGTGGAGCGCGCGCCGGGCCTTCCCGAGCTTGCCCGCCGACCCAAGGACGACATCGTCAGGGCCCTCACCTCCGGCGTCATGGCGCCCATGGCCGCCGGCCTCAGCGACGCCGACAAGGAGGCGATCGCCGGCTACATCGTCTCGACCGCCGCGGCCGCGACGCCGAAGCCGCCGCCCGGCGCCGGGACCGAGATGCCGCAGATCGCGCTGAAGACCGGGCCGATCGGCAAGGATCCGAAGTGCGCCCGCGTCCCGCCGATCCGGCCGCAGGCGGGCGACTGGGCGAGCATGGGCGTCGACGAGCGGGCCAGCCGCTTCCAGCGCAATCCCGGGCTCGCCGCCGCGGACGTCCCGCGGCTGAAGCTGAAGTGGGCCTTCTCCATGACCGGCGGCGGCCAGCCGGTGGTCGTCGGCGACTGGCTGTTCGTCACCAACCGCTCCGGCAAGTTCTATGCGCTGGACGCCAGGAGCGGCTGTGTGCGCTGGTCGGTCGACGACCTGGTGGCGCGCACCACGCCGATGATCGTGCGATCGAAGATCGCGCCCTCCGGCTGGGCCACCTTCATCGGCCAGAGCGACCGCGTGGTCCGCGCCTTCGACGCCCAGACCGGCAAGGAGCTGTGGCGCAGCCCGATGCTCGAGGACCACAAGGCCTCGCTGCTCACCGGCACGCCGGTGGTGGCCGGCGACAAACTCCTCGTGCCGATCTCCTCGATCGAGGAGGCGGCGGCCATGAGCAAGGCCTACGTCTGCTGCACCTTCCGCGGCTCGCTGGCCGCCCTCGACCTCGCCACCGGCAGGCTGCTCTGGAAGACCCACACCATCTCCGAGCCGCTGCGGGCCCATCGCGAGTCCGACGGCAAGACCCTGACCGGCCCGGCCGGCGCCGCCATCTGGGCCGCGCCTTCCCTCGATACGAAGCGCGGCCTCGTCTACGTGGTCACCGGCGACAGCTACACCGATGTCGACACCATCGGGGCCGATGCGGTGATGGCCATCGAGATCGCGACCGGCAAAATCCGCTGGCAGCACCAGGTCACCGCCAAGGACAACTTCGTCATGGGCTGCGGGCCGATCTCAGCCACCGGCAACTGCCCGACCCCGCTGGGTCCCGACTTCGACTTCGGCGCCACCCCCGTCCTGATGACCCTGAAGGGCGGCAAGCAGGTGCTGGTCGCCGGCCAGAAGTCCGGCCTCGTCTACGGCTTCGATCCCGACACCGGTTCGCTGCTGTGGAAGACGACGGTGGGCTCGGGCTCGGCGCTCGGCGGCGTGGAATGGGGCATCGGCGCGGACGACGCCCGCGTCTATGTGCCGATCTCCGACCTCGGCCTGGTGTTCGCCGAGATGCGCGGCATCAAGACGCCGGCTCCGGCCAAGCCGGGCCTCTACGCCCTCGATCCCGCCAACGGCGCCATCCTCTGGTCCGCGCCGGCGCCCAAGGCGCCGTGCCACTACGCCAGCGATGGTGAGAAGCCGAGCGCCTGCGCCCGCTCGCTCTCGGCGGCGCCGGCGGTGATCCCCGGCGCGGTGTTCGAGGGCGGCCTCGACGGCTGGCTCAGGGCCTACGACGCCCGCACCGGCAAGGTGATCTGGGAATATTCCACCACCGCCCAGACCTACGACACGCTCAACGGGATCAAGGGCCAGCCGGGCGGCGGCATCGACGGCATGGGCCCGACCGTCGCCCACGGCATGGTCTATGTGACCAGCGGCCACAACGGCGCGGCGCGGGTCGGGTCGAACGGAGTCAATGTGCTGCTGGCCTTCTCGCCGGACGGCAAATAG
- a CDS encoding amidase family protein, protein MADVLELDAGGQLAALAGKRISAAELLKAAMARHEQTHEALNAVVMADPERALERAKAIDDLRAKGEALGPLAGLPMTIKDTLDVVGMPASSGLEAMRRRQAEDATSVARARAEGAVIWGKTNTPVMAADWQTYNPLYGTTNNPWDPSRTTGGSSGGAAAALAARVTALEIGSDIGGSLRVPASFCGVFSHKPTWGLVPQHGHVPPRPGSWVERDLNVVGPMARSARDLRLLLSVLAGGSVAPKAQPADLAKARIGLWIEEPLFPLDPEVRALIETLAVELARAGAEVTPIASPVDARTLMGAYHTLLGGVLGEDLPPQALRQMQMMRPFARMALKRGADPLSPAAMALAYTATHREWMEADAVRCRLRHEIEPVFERFDAILAPITPLAAFPHDHRPFQSRSLRLSTGATIPYNSMLNWIALATALGLPATAIPAGRAAANLPVGVQLIGPSGGDARTLSLAQAIDENIRGFIAPGTFTEVRV, encoded by the coding sequence ATGGCCGATGTGCTGGAGCTCGACGCGGGCGGCCAGCTCGCGGCCCTGGCGGGCAAGCGGATCTCGGCGGCCGAACTCCTCAAGGCGGCCATGGCCCGCCACGAGCAGACCCACGAGGCGCTGAACGCCGTGGTCATGGCCGACCCGGAACGGGCGCTGGAGCGCGCCAAGGCCATCGACGACCTGAGGGCCAAGGGCGAGGCGCTCGGCCCGCTCGCCGGCCTGCCCATGACCATCAAGGACACCCTCGATGTGGTCGGCATGCCGGCCTCCTCGGGGCTCGAGGCCATGCGCCGGCGCCAGGCGGAGGACGCCACCTCGGTCGCGCGGGCCCGGGCCGAGGGCGCGGTGATCTGGGGCAAGACCAACACCCCGGTCATGGCCGCGGACTGGCAGACCTACAATCCCCTCTACGGGACCACGAACAATCCGTGGGATCCCTCGCGGACGACCGGCGGCTCCTCCGGCGGCGCCGCGGCGGCGCTGGCCGCCCGGGTGACGGCCCTCGAGATCGGCTCGGACATCGGCGGGTCGCTGCGCGTGCCGGCGAGCTTCTGCGGGGTGTTCTCGCACAAGCCCACCTGGGGGCTCGTGCCCCAGCACGGCCACGTCCCGCCGCGGCCGGGCTCCTGGGTCGAGCGCGACCTCAACGTGGTCGGGCCGATGGCGCGCTCGGCCCGCGACCTGCGCCTGCTGCTCTCGGTGCTGGCGGGCGGCTCGGTCGCGCCCAAAGCCCAGCCGGCCGACCTCGCCAAGGCGCGGATCGGGCTCTGGATCGAGGAGCCCCTGTTCCCGCTGGATCCGGAAGTGCGGGCCCTCATCGAGACCCTCGCGGTCGAGCTGGCCCGCGCCGGCGCGGAGGTGACGCCGATCGCCTCGCCGGTGGACGCGCGGACGCTGATGGGCGCCTATCACACCCTCCTCGGCGGCGTCCTCGGCGAGGACCTGCCGCCGCAGGCCCTGCGCCAGATGCAGATGATGCGGCCGTTCGCCAGGATGGCGCTCAAGCGCGGGGCCGACCCCCTGTCCCCCGCCGCCATGGCTCTGGCCTACACCGCCACCCATCGCGAGTGGATGGAGGCTGACGCCGTCCGCTGCCGCCTGCGTCACGAGATCGAGCCGGTGTTCGAGCGCTTCGATGCGATCCTCGCGCCGATCACGCCCCTGGCCGCCTTCCCGCACGACCATCGGCCGTTCCAGTCGCGCAGCCTGCGCCTCTCCACCGGCGCGACCATTCCCTACAATTCGATGCTCAACTGGATCGCGCTCGCCACGGCCCTCGGCCTGCCGGCGACGGCGATCCCGGCCGGTCGCGCCGCGGCGAACCTGCCGGTCGGCGTCCAGCTCATCGGACCGTCCGGCGGCGACGCGCGCACCCTCTCCCTCGCCCAGGCGATCGATGAGAATATCCGCGGCTTCATCGCCCCCGGGACCTTCACCGAGGTTCGCGTCTGA
- a CDS encoding YeeE/YedE family protein: MHPYLQSLIGGLMIGAASAGLLLVNGRIAGISGILSNAAALRPGAWRWAFLGGLAAVGLVALALGRAAPLALTETAPGLLVLGGLIVGVGTQVGNGCTSGHGVCGLSNLSRRSLVATATFMAVAGLTVLFVRHGAQLFGGLS; this comes from the coding sequence ATGCACCCCTACCTGCAGTCCCTGATCGGCGGCCTGATGATCGGCGCGGCCAGCGCCGGCCTGCTGCTGGTCAACGGGCGGATCGCCGGGATCAGCGGCATCCTCTCCAATGCCGCCGCGCTTAGGCCCGGCGCCTGGCGGTGGGCCTTCCTCGGCGGTCTGGCCGCGGTCGGGCTGGTGGCCCTGGCCCTCGGACGCGCTGCGCCGCTGGCGCTGACCGAGACCGCGCCGGGGCTGCTCGTGCTTGGCGGCCTGATCGTCGGGGTCGGGACCCAGGTCGGCAACGGCTGCACCAGCGGCCATGGGGTCTGCGGACTGTCCAACCTGTCGCGTCGCTCGCTGGTGGCGACCGCGACCTTCATGGCCGTGGCGGGGCTCACCGTGCTCTTCGTCCGGCACGGGGCCCAGCTCTTCGGAGGCCTGTCATGA
- a CDS encoding OmpP1/FadL family transporter: MNRLPSLFAAAAVAALATAAAVPAHATDGYFMSGYGAQSKGLAGAGLAYPKDSLALATNPAAATALGDRWDVGVDVFTPKREAAYRGTALDSSYSGDDKKTAFIPEAGYVRQLNDRLAVGLVAYGNGGMVTAYRDNPFARFGASGTAGVELQQLFISPTMAYKLTPTQSVGLSVNLAGQTFRARGLQPFAGFSQDPAHFTNNGVDTEYGAGVRLGYLGQLTDRLSAAAFWQSKTAFHEFKKYRGLFAERGGFDAPSTYGVGLAFKATPQLDLVADWRRIELSKVKSVGTSLAPLFAGVPFGADNGPGFGWRDVDVWKVGANYRINDAWQVRAGYDHAKNPVPSSQTLLNIVAPAVVTDQYAAGATWSQLSGTRPSGLEVTGYVQYSPKQTVRGSGSIPANFGGGNVDLSMSETIFGLAVGWKH; this comes from the coding sequence ATGAACCGCCTGCCCAGCCTTTTCGCCGCCGCCGCGGTGGCCGCCCTCGCGACGGCCGCCGCCGTCCCGGCCCACGCCACCGACGGCTATTTCATGAGCGGCTACGGCGCCCAGTCGAAGGGCCTCGCCGGCGCCGGCCTCGCCTATCCGAAGGACAGCCTGGCGCTCGCCACCAACCCGGCGGCGGCCACCGCGCTCGGCGATCGCTGGGACGTCGGCGTCGATGTCTTCACCCCCAAGCGCGAGGCGGCCTATCGCGGCACGGCTCTCGACAGCAGCTACTCCGGCGACGACAAGAAGACCGCCTTCATCCCCGAGGCCGGCTATGTGCGCCAGCTGAACGACCGCCTCGCGGTGGGCCTCGTCGCCTACGGCAACGGTGGCATGGTCACCGCCTACCGCGACAATCCCTTCGCGCGTTTCGGCGCTTCCGGCACGGCCGGGGTGGAGCTGCAGCAGCTCTTCATCTCGCCGACCATGGCCTACAAGCTCACCCCGACCCAGAGCGTCGGCCTCTCCGTGAACCTCGCCGGCCAGACCTTCCGGGCGCGCGGTCTCCAGCCGTTCGCCGGCTTCAGCCAGGATCCGGCCCACTTCACCAACAACGGCGTCGACACCGAGTACGGCGCGGGCGTGCGCCTGGGCTACCTCGGCCAGCTCACCGACCGGCTCTCGGCCGCCGCTTTCTGGCAGTCGAAGACGGCCTTCCACGAGTTCAAGAAATACCGCGGCCTGTTCGCCGAGCGCGGCGGCTTCGACGCGCCCTCCACCTACGGCGTCGGCCTGGCGTTCAAGGCGACGCCGCAGCTGGACCTCGTGGCCGACTGGCGGCGCATCGAGCTCTCCAAGGTGAAGTCGGTCGGGACCTCCCTCGCGCCGCTGTTCGCCGGCGTGCCGTTCGGCGCCGACAACGGCCCCGGCTTCGGCTGGCGCGACGTCGACGTCTGGAAGGTGGGCGCCAACTACAGGATCAACGACGCCTGGCAGGTCCGCGCCGGCTACGACCACGCCAAGAACCCCGTCCCGTCCAGCCAGACCCTGCTCAACATCGTCGCCCCGGCGGTGGTCACCGACCAGTACGCCGCCGGCGCCACCTGGTCTCAGCTGTCGGGGACCCGTCCCTCGGGCCTGGAGGTTACCGGCTACGTCCAGTATTCGCCGAAGCAGACCGTGCGCGGGTCGGGCTCGATCCCGGCCAACTTCGGCGGCGGCAACGTCGACCTGTCGATGAGCGAAACCATCTTCGGCCTCGCCGTGGGCTGGAAGCACTGA
- a CDS encoding histidine phosphatase family protein, giving the protein MVSRWPSVLWIVRHGESAGNVARDEARLAGLARIALETRDQDVPLSPRGVEQAEALGRWYAGLPREERPEAVLCSPYVRAVQTAEIIGRAGGLAPGAPAHCLDERLREREFGILDRLTTPGILELHPQQAELRAHVGKFYHRPPGGESWCDVILRLRSALDTLSLHYAGQRVIIVGHQVVVLCLRYLLEKLTEQEILAIDAQGDVMNCGVTEYRFDPHAGPSGGLALHRYNFTAPLVAAGAPLTAAADAPVAPK; this is encoded by the coding sequence ATGGTGTCGCGCTGGCCTTCCGTCCTCTGGATCGTCCGTCACGGCGAGAGCGCCGGCAATGTCGCGCGCGACGAAGCGCGGCTGGCCGGACTGGCGCGCATCGCCCTCGAGACCCGCGACCAGGACGTCCCTCTCAGTCCCCGCGGCGTCGAGCAGGCCGAAGCGCTGGGGCGCTGGTACGCGGGCCTTCCGCGCGAGGAGCGGCCCGAGGCGGTGCTCTGCTCGCCCTATGTCCGTGCGGTGCAGACCGCCGAGATCATCGGCCGCGCCGGCGGCCTCGCGCCCGGCGCGCCGGCGCACTGCCTCGACGAGCGGCTGCGCGAGCGCGAGTTCGGCATCCTCGACCGGCTGACCACCCCGGGGATCCTCGAGCTGCACCCGCAGCAGGCCGAGCTGCGCGCTCACGTGGGCAAGTTCTATCACCGCCCGCCCGGCGGCGAGAGCTGGTGCGACGTGATCCTGCGGCTGCGCAGCGCACTCGACACGCTCAGCCTGCATTACGCCGGCCAGCGGGTGATCATCGTCGGGCACCAGGTGGTGGTGCTCTGCCTGCGCTATCTGCTGGAAAAGCTCACCGAGCAGGAGATCCTGGCCATCGACGCCCAGGGCGACGTGATGAACTGCGGGGTCACCGAGTACCGCTTCGACCCCCACGCCGGCCCGTCCGGCGGACTGGCCCTGCATCGCTACAACTTCACCGCGCCGCTGGTCGCGGCGGGGGCGCCGCTCACCGCCGCCGCGGATGCGCCGGTCGCGCCGAAGTGA
- a CDS encoding NAD(P)H-hydrate dehydratase, with protein sequence MTKPGAIDLEMLRGCGPPALKADSDKEDRGRLLVVAGGAQVAGAAILVGVAGLRVGAGKLQMAATAALAPALALAMPEARILEVPAVAGEIAGEAAERLAPQLAATDAVVIGPGMMEDAVAGELALRALQAADAAAFVIDAAALTGLAERTEDVRRAGGRLVVTPHAGEMAALTGAARREVENDPLRMARETARRLQAVVVMKGAETFVVTPDGAAWRHRAALPGLGASGSGDVLAGVIGGMLARGCSPLGAAAWGVWLHARAGARLTERIGPLGFLARELPDELPAALQEAAG encoded by the coding sequence GTGACGAAGCCGGGCGCGATCGACCTGGAAATGCTGCGCGGCTGCGGGCCGCCGGCCCTGAAGGCCGACAGCGACAAGGAGGACCGCGGGCGGCTGCTGGTGGTCGCCGGCGGCGCGCAGGTGGCGGGCGCGGCGATCCTGGTCGGCGTGGCCGGCCTGAGGGTCGGGGCCGGGAAGCTGCAGATGGCCGCCACCGCCGCGCTCGCGCCCGCCCTGGCCCTCGCCATGCCGGAGGCGCGTATCCTGGAGGTGCCCGCCGTGGCCGGCGAGATCGCCGGCGAGGCGGCCGAGCGCCTCGCCCCGCAGCTCGCCGCCACCGACGCGGTGGTGATCGGCCCCGGCATGATGGAGGACGCGGTGGCGGGCGAGCTCGCCCTGCGGGCGCTGCAAGCGGCGGACGCGGCGGCCTTCGTCATCGATGCGGCGGCCCTGACGGGCCTCGCCGAACGAACCGAGGATGTGCGGCGCGCGGGCGGACGGCTGGTGGTCACGCCCCATGCCGGCGAGATGGCCGCCCTGACCGGAGCCGCCCGCCGTGAGGTGGAGAACGACCCGCTGCGCATGGCCAGGGAGACCGCCCGCAGGCTGCAGGCCGTGGTGGTCATGAAGGGCGCCGAGACCTTCGTGGTCACGCCGGACGGGGCGGCCTGGCGACATCGGGCCGCCCTGCCAGGTCTCGGCGCGTCCGGCTCGGGCGATGTGCTGGCGGGGGTGATCGGCGGGATGCTGGCGCGGGGTTGTTCGCCGCTGGGCGCGGCGGCCTGGGGCGTCTGGCTGCACGCCCGCGCCGGGGCGCGGCTGACCGAGCGGATCGGCCCCCTGGGCTTCCTCGCCCGCGAGCTGCCGGACGAGCTGCCCGCCGCCCTGCAGGAGGCGGCGGGCTGA
- a CDS encoding DUF6691 family protein has translation MRSLAAALFGVLFGAGLLVSGMLDPAKVIGFLDVAGAWNPQLAFVMGGAIAAAFPAFLIAKRRRTALLGGPIQLPETKLLDARLVGGAALFGLGWGLVGICPGPGVVLLGFAGPHAWLFGAAMVAGLLGARFAIRPRLPTVAPVAEPARP, from the coding sequence ATGAGATCCCTCGCCGCCGCCTTGTTCGGCGTCCTCTTCGGCGCCGGCCTGCTCGTCTCGGGAATGCTCGATCCGGCCAAGGTGATCGGCTTCCTGGACGTGGCCGGCGCCTGGAACCCGCAGCTCGCCTTCGTCATGGGCGGGGCGATCGCCGCCGCCTTCCCGGCGTTCCTGATCGCCAAGCGTCGCCGCACGGCCCTGCTGGGCGGCCCGATCCAGCTTCCCGAGACCAAGCTCCTCGACGCCCGCCTGGTCGGCGGCGCGGCCCTGTTCGGCCTCGGCTGGGGTCTGGTGGGCATCTGCCCGGGGCCGGGCGTGGTGCTGCTCGGCTTCGCCGGGCCGCACGCCTGGCTGTTCGGAGCGGCGATGGTGGCCGGCCTGCTGGGCGCGCGTTTTGCAATCCGGCCGCGCCTGCCGACCGTCGCCCCG